The genomic region aatcctaaagagttgcactcttctaagcccGTTGGCTTCAATAGACTAAGGAgagtgaaactctgcttaggacaggaCTGTTTCTCATTAGCGTCTGAGATTCCTTCTAGAAACCCGATACCATTGTCCCCACTCCCTTTCCAATTGTTGGCTGACCATGTATTTTCAGGCACTGTTGCTAAAAATAgcgagactttaaaaaaaagcaggaaggAATGTTCTCATTTCAAAACAGCCAACCTGATAGCTGAACTCCTCTTCTGCAGGGGTCCCTTAAATGTTCGCGCTCAAGCCTGCGCATTTTTACACATTTTCAAATTGTGCACAATGACCACAGACTCAGCGTTATTGTGAAGccacagcagtaaaaaaaaaatcaatgggtTACATATCCTGTATTGGACATTAACAAGGACTGCATCATTTAGGCTTGCAATGGTTAGTCTGTTCTTTTAGAAACACTTCTGCCTTTATTTAAATCCCTTCTAATTTGAAATGCACAACTGTTTCATTGCAGCAGGATCTTCTGAAATTAGGGGATTTTGGATCATCTAGGAGTATACATTCCAAACAGCCATATACAGAATACATCTCTACACGCTGGTACAGAGCACCCGAATGTCTTCTCACAGACGGCTACTATAGTTACAAAATGGATATGTGGAGTGCTGGTTGTGTTTTCTATGAAATTGCAAGGTACATTGTTATTCAAAAAGGGATGGTGGCCTGGTTTACCTTCCAGTGGAGAAAGTTTTGTTTTCAATAGTGCCAGTTCTGTTCCCATTTTTTGTTTCCAGTTTCCAGCCACTCTTTCCTGGATTGAACGAACTGGACCAGATCTCAAAAATCCATGATATTATAGGTACTCCTCCTAAGAAGATTCTTAATAAGTTCAAGCAGTAAGTAATGCACCATCTATAATTAAACTTGCCTCGCATTTCTTTCTTAAATTAATAATGCTTACACTTCTGATTGAGGAACTATATATTTCATTGTAGATTGGACTCTCTTGTTTTAGCTAACAGGTTTATTGCAGCATAGGCTTCTGTAGGCATGAGCCTATGTCAGTATTCTGAGTAATATTCATGCCATAAATTTATTAACAAATCATGACATCCATTGAATGCATCATCTGATTGTTCAGCATttatttctactttttaaaaagcaagcttcAAAGTCTCCTTCTTGTAGAGGTGAACTTTAAAAGTATGATGGAAGACTGTACTAAAGGCGCCAAGCCTGGAGTGGGTCTGGAAACAGCTTCTAGGTGCTTGGCAGGGGTGCATGCACTTGTTTCAACATTTCTGCCCATGGTTCCCAGCCCCCACCAGTACATTGTAGATCACATCCATCCCTTCTCCTATTCCCTTCATTATAACATTTGATCAAGGACTACCATGGCCAGCGTAAACAATGCAAGAGCTAGTGTAGTGAGTGTCTAAGGCAAGGGCTGTAGCTCAACGGCAGAGCACTTGCTTTCATGCAGGTGGTCCTAGAttcaaaccctgccatctccagctaaaagggtcAGGTAATGGGTGACGTGAAAGAttgccacctgagaccctggagagctgctgccggtcataatagacaatactgactttaatAGGCCATTaacctgactcagtataaggcagcttcaagtgttcAGGAAATACCTTGGGTTACCTGAGTCCTCTATTCTCTTCCCTGTGGAGGCCTAGGAAGAATCCTCAGAGGGCAGGCAGAGGAGATGGCCCATCATCATACCTGGCATGCAGACATGGCTGCTTTGCACAGGTTGCAGCACAGCTGAAACGTTACTTATAAATCAGGGCTTAATGGAGCTCAGACAGAAGTGGGCTTTAATGTCTGACTGTGTTGTGCTGGCACACTTTCCCTCTTAGGTATTTTTTCTGTAATGGTATTGAGAGCCAGTTGACAGGAATGAGTTCTCTTTCCCTGGATTGAACGCAGGTCGAGAGTGATGAGCTTTGACTTTCCTATCAGAAAAGGGAAAGGGATCTCTCCATTTATGCCTAATTTGTCCAGAAAGGGCCTGCCACTAATGTATGCAATGCTACAGTATGATCCTGATGACAGAATTGATGCCCGTGAAGCGCTGCAGCACGCTTACTTCAGAGAGTTGAGGTAAGCAGAGGCTCTTAGCACAGCTTGACTGTGAGCTGCACAGCCGAAGTGGAGGTGGGAATTTGCCTTTCTCAGGCGGTCCGTCCCAAAGTTAAATCTGGCCCCGTAAATCTATGGGATGCCAACCAAAACCTGGACTCCTACCCGACAAGGATTAGACAATTAACACTTGCATTTTAAATAGCTGTTTAGCATAACCAAACAATCATTGTTCTTATGACAGTTGACTCTTCCATCTATGCCACTGACTTTCAAATGTGGGGTTTGTCTGGCTTTGCACTGAACAGGGTGGCAGAGAAACAAGCTTTGGCTATGCGCAGAAAAATGAGATTAGCAGAAAACCCCTTAGAAAGGGACTGTATCAGCTTGCGGCGTATTTCAAAGGAGGATCAAAGGCAGGTAATTTTTAAATCAAAGAATTGAATAATAAACCGATTTTAAAATAATGTCATTCTGACTTACTGCCAAAACCTTTGTCTGTCAAAACTGGGTGACTTGATCAACAACCTTGATGAGCCACACTTGCTTTGGCATTTTGAGACTGAAGTATGGATTTGTGCTATATCCAGATATAGCCAGCCTGGATCAGAAAGGCTTTGCAAGTATTCTGAATATTAATATGTAGACTAGGGTAGTAAACAGAAGGATGGTTGCCTGGCTTAAGCACAGTATTTGAAGGTCAGAGCACATGTGAACAGGTTATTCATGTATTCATGCATCTGTACTGTtccagagagccagcttggtgtagtggttaagagcagcaggactctaatctggggaaccgggtttgatcccccactcctccacttgaagccaggtgggtgactttgggtcagtcagagctctctcggccccacccatctcacagggtgattgtgatacactttgtaaagtgctctgtgtgtggcattaagttgtcctgaagggtggtatataaa from Eublepharis macularius isolate TG4126 chromosome 2, MPM_Emac_v1.0, whole genome shotgun sequence harbors:
- the MOK gene encoding MAPK/MAK/MRK overlapping kinase isoform X4 — its product is MKTSLCFPRLIGEGGEYKTISKIGEGTFSDVLKIQCLRDGQYYACKQMKQHFESIEHVNNLREIQALRRLNPHQNILTLHEVIFDKKAGSVALICELMDMNIYELIKERKKPLPEKRIMNYMYQLCKSLDHMHRNGIFHRDVKPENILIKQDLLKLGDFGSSRSIHSKQPYTEYISTRWYRAPECLLTDGYYSYKMDMWSAGCVFYEIASFQPLFPGLNELDQISKIHDIIGTPPKKILNKFKQSRVMSFDFPIRKGKGISPFMPNLSRKGLPLMYAMLQYDPDDRIDAREALQHAYFRELRVAEKQALAMRRKMRLAENPLERDCISLRRISKEDQRQSEKQKEFKSPVKQFHLPALERRGGGY